The following coding sequences are from one Sphingomonadaceae bacterium OTU29LAMAA1 window:
- a CDS encoding beta-lactamase family protein, with translation MVSVKAFTVAVCAVVLSAAAPAPPIDPAIAKALAAFEHDEHPDLRGVVVLCDGRVVAERYYNGEVANTLHDIRSAGKSITALLVGIAIDRGKIHGVADTVATYWPEAKGSAIGDVAITDVLTMRSGLAAFDEDAASPGNEDKLDAAPDPLVFLRSIPRADPPGSRYRYNSVTAYTAGVVVAKAAGQSMADFARASLFLPLDIRRWEWASDAAGYTKGQGNLSLTTRDFATIGEMVRGEGLYRGHRIVSAEWIRNALAPKVGIADSDPYAEGYGYFWYSKVQQINGKPVPVSFASGNGGNKIYVIPSHHMVVAVTSSAYGRGYGQRRSEAILKAILATDRP, from the coding sequence GTGGTATCAGTCAAAGCTTTCACTGTTGCGGTATGCGCTGTCGTATTGTCCGCTGCGGCCCCTGCTCCGCCTATCGATCCCGCTATCGCCAAGGCTCTTGCCGCCTTTGAGCATGACGAACACCCCGATCTGCGTGGGGTCGTCGTACTTTGCGATGGGCGCGTGGTCGCAGAGCGCTATTACAATGGCGAAGTGGCGAACACCCTTCACGACATCCGTTCGGCCGGGAAGAGCATCACCGCCTTGCTCGTCGGTATAGCGATCGACCGGGGCAAGATTCATGGAGTGGCCGATACTGTTGCCACCTATTGGCCCGAGGCCAAGGGCAGCGCGATAGGCGACGTGGCCATCACGGATGTCCTGACGATGCGTTCAGGGCTGGCCGCGTTCGATGAGGATGCCGCATCGCCGGGCAACGAGGACAAGCTCGATGCAGCTCCCGATCCACTGGTATTCTTGCGTTCCATCCCCCGCGCCGATCCACCCGGGTCGCGATATCGCTACAACTCAGTCACCGCCTATACCGCCGGGGTCGTCGTCGCGAAGGCAGCCGGGCAATCAATGGCTGATTTCGCACGGGCTTCGCTGTTCTTGCCGCTAGATATCCGTCGCTGGGAATGGGCGTCGGATGCCGCTGGCTACACTAAAGGCCAAGGCAACCTGTCTCTGACGACACGTGATTTCGCGACGATCGGCGAAATGGTGCGGGGGGAAGGCCTGTATCGGGGCCACCGCATCGTCAGCGCGGAATGGATACGGAACGCGCTTGCTCCGAAAGTCGGCATCGCCGACAGCGATCCTTACGCTGAGGGCTATGGCTATTTCTGGTATTCGAAGGTTCAGCAGATCAATGGCAAACCAGTCCCCGTTTCCTTCGCGTCGGGCAACGGCGGTAACAAGATATATGTGATTCCGAGCCACCATATGGTAGTTGCTGTCACGTCCAGTGCTTACGGTCGCGGCTACGGCCAGCGGCGATCGGAAGCGATCCTGAAGGCCATCCTTGCAACGGACCGGCCGTAG
- the bdcA gene encoding SDR family oxidoreductase gives MATFQGKSVLVLGGSRGIGAAIVRRFASEGAAVTFTYAGSRDAAERLAADTGSIAVQTDSADRDAVIARVRETGPLDVLVVNSGFAIFGDALEQDPDEIDRLFRVNVHAPYHASVEAARQMPEGGRIVVIGSVNGDRMPVPGMASYALSKSALQGLARGLARDFGPRGITINVVQPGPIDTDANPEDGPMKELMHGFMAIKRHGRPEEVAGMVAWLAGPEAGFVTGAMHTIDGAFGA, from the coding sequence ATGGCGACGTTTCAGGGAAAGTCCGTCCTCGTTCTCGGAGGGAGCCGCGGGATCGGGGCAGCGATCGTTCGGCGGTTCGCTTCGGAAGGCGCCGCAGTGACCTTCACCTATGCCGGGTCGCGGGACGCAGCCGAGCGACTGGCGGCAGACACTGGCAGTATTGCCGTTCAAACCGATAGCGCGGATCGCGACGCGGTGATCGCGCGAGTTAGGGAAACCGGACCGCTCGACGTGCTCGTCGTAAACTCCGGTTTCGCGATCTTCGGCGATGCGCTGGAACAGGATCCGGACGAGATCGATCGCCTGTTCAGGGTCAACGTCCATGCGCCTTATCACGCTTCGGTCGAAGCGGCCCGGCAGATGCCGGAAGGCGGTAGGATCGTCGTGATCGGCTCTGTAAACGGCGATCGCATGCCGGTGCCTGGCATGGCCTCATACGCCCTGAGCAAATCAGCACTGCAAGGATTGGCCCGCGGGCTGGCGCGCGACTTTGGACCTCGCGGGATCACGATCAACGTCGTGCAGCCAGGTCCCATCGACACTGACGCAAACCCGGAAGATGGACCGATGAAGGAGCTGATGCACGGGTTCATGGCGATCAAGCGTCATGGCCGCCCCGAGGAGGTCGCCGGCATGGTGGCCTGGCTGGCAGGGCCTGAGGCGGGCTTCGTGACCGGTGCCATGCACACGATCGACGGCGCGTTCGGGGCATAG
- a CDS encoding SDR family oxidoreductase, which produces MSKLAGKIAVVIGGHEGIGGAIAQRFAAEGATLYATSRRADEGDTVHGAGRLRARRVDASDPQALDAFYATVQREAGRVDVLAVSAGIAEFATIDAVDEDHFDRTFGLNVRALLFATKAATAIMPDGGAVVLVGSIAGGIGTKGYGAYGASKAAVRAFARTWANELAPRGIRVNVVAPGPTDTAMIAAASDEVRSTLTQMIPLGRMGRPEEVASAALFLASDESSFVTGIELPVDGGMAQI; this is translated from the coding sequence ATGAGCAAGCTTGCAGGGAAGATCGCAGTCGTCATCGGCGGTCACGAAGGCATCGGCGGCGCGATCGCGCAGCGCTTCGCAGCCGAAGGCGCCACGTTATATGCGACCAGTCGGCGCGCAGACGAGGGCGACACGGTTCACGGCGCCGGCAGGCTTCGCGCACGCCGCGTAGACGCCTCGGACCCACAGGCGCTCGACGCGTTCTATGCGACTGTTCAGCGCGAAGCCGGACGGGTGGACGTCCTGGCCGTCAGCGCCGGAATCGCCGAATTTGCGACCATCGACGCGGTCGATGAGGATCATTTCGATCGCACATTCGGTCTGAACGTGCGTGCGCTGCTGTTCGCGACCAAGGCTGCGACCGCGATCATGCCCGATGGCGGTGCGGTGGTGCTGGTGGGCTCGATCGCGGGCGGGATCGGTACCAAGGGCTACGGCGCCTATGGTGCCAGCAAGGCGGCGGTACGCGCGTTCGCCCGGACCTGGGCCAACGAGCTCGCCCCGCGCGGCATCCGCGTCAACGTCGTGGCACCGGGGCCGACCGACACCGCGATGATCGCGGCGGCCTCCGACGAGGTACGCTCGACGCTGACGCAGATGATCCCGCTCGGGCGGATGGGCCGCCCCGAGGAGGTGGCATCCGCAGCACTGTTCCTCGCCAGCGACGAGAGCAGCTTCGTTACCGGCATCGAACTGCCGGTCGATGGCGGCATGGCGCAAATCTGA
- a CDS encoding LysR substrate-binding domain-containing protein produces MSRKLPPLSALRAFEAAARHGSFKQAAAELAVTPTAISHQIRAIEEFTGLAFFERRTRRVVLTDAGAQLYPVLRDGFDAFADAIEKLTRRRGRIQVTITATLAFTARWLVPRLHAFRTLHPQYDLHLLATDDVVDLDKAGVDVAIRYGAGGYTGFDVVPLFADRFAPVCNPLLDVHAPADLVQKPLIDLSWRRRDPSNPIWARWFAAAELSPPNDPPLLRFSDEGHAIQAAVAGQGVALVSLALVRDELAAGQLVQISPVTIAGFRHHVLAKPGNRSAAVAAVVGWLQSEAALLS; encoded by the coding sequence ATGTCACGGAAGCTCCCGCCATTGTCCGCGCTGCGTGCTTTCGAGGCGGCTGCGCGGCACGGCAGCTTCAAGCAGGCTGCGGCCGAACTCGCCGTCACGCCCACCGCCATCAGTCACCAGATCCGCGCGATCGAAGAATTTACTGGCCTGGCGTTCTTCGAGCGCCGCACCCGCCGGGTCGTGCTGACCGACGCGGGAGCGCAGCTCTATCCCGTGCTGCGCGACGGGTTCGATGCCTTTGCCGATGCCATCGAAAAGCTCACCCGGCGGCGTGGTCGTATCCAGGTGACGATCACCGCGACGCTGGCGTTCACCGCACGCTGGCTTGTGCCGCGCCTGCACGCGTTTCGTACGCTGCATCCGCAGTACGACCTTCATCTTCTCGCCACCGATGACGTCGTCGATCTCGACAAGGCCGGTGTCGATGTCGCGATCCGCTACGGCGCCGGCGGCTATACCGGGTTCGACGTGGTTCCCTTGTTCGCCGATCGGTTCGCGCCGGTCTGCAATCCCCTGCTCGATGTCCACGCTCCAGCCGATCTCGTGCAAAAACCGCTGATCGATCTCAGCTGGCGACGCAGGGATCCGAGCAACCCGATATGGGCGCGCTGGTTCGCCGCCGCGGAACTCTCGCCACCCAACGACCCCCCCCTGTTGCGCTTTTCCGACGAAGGGCACGCCATCCAGGCGGCCGTGGCGGGTCAGGGCGTTGCGCTGGTCAGCCTGGCGTTGGTCCGGGACGAACTCGCGGCCGGGCAGCTAGTCCAAATCTCGCCAGTCACGATTGCCGGGTTCCGCCATCACGTCCTGGCGAAGCCCGGCAATCGGAGTGCGGCCGTTGCCGCCGTGGTCGGTTGGCTACAGTCGGAGGCGGCTCTCCTCTCCTGA
- a CDS encoding SDR family oxidoreductase — translation MANTWLITGANSGFGKLMTEALLARGDSVAALVRTPETLQAIDAGDHSGRLIPLRLDLTDDATIVSAVDRAFAELGRIDVVVSNAGYGTFGAIEELSPAQIRRQLETNLIGTILFIRAVLLRLRRQGGGRIVQVSSEGGRIAYPGFSTYHASKWGQEGFVEAVAQEVRSFGIEMSLVEPGPTGTNFLSGVDMGDPLPDYAGSPVAGLRDALQGGGFDVTYGDPVLIAQAIIALAEAREMPLRAPLGSVAWENINREARARLELLSTQRDAAYACDEETA, via the coding sequence ATGGCCAACACATGGCTTATCACCGGCGCCAACTCGGGCTTCGGCAAGTTGATGACCGAAGCGCTGCTGGCCCGCGGCGACAGCGTCGCTGCGCTGGTACGGACGCCCGAGACGCTGCAGGCAATCGATGCCGGCGATCACTCGGGGCGGCTGATCCCGTTGCGACTGGACCTCACCGACGATGCGACGATCGTTAGCGCGGTCGATCGCGCATTCGCGGAGCTCGGCCGCATCGACGTGGTGGTCAGCAACGCCGGCTACGGGACGTTCGGCGCGATCGAAGAGCTATCGCCGGCGCAGATAAGGCGGCAGCTCGAGACGAATCTGATCGGCACCATCCTGTTCATCCGCGCCGTCCTGCTGCGTCTGCGCCGGCAGGGCGGGGGGCGCATCGTGCAAGTGTCGTCCGAAGGTGGCCGGATCGCCTATCCAGGCTTTTCGACCTATCATGCCAGCAAATGGGGCCAGGAGGGCTTCGTCGAGGCGGTCGCGCAGGAAGTGCGGTCGTTCGGGATCGAGATGTCGCTGGTCGAACCCGGGCCGACCGGCACCAACTTCCTAAGCGGCGTCGACATGGGCGATCCGCTGCCGGACTATGCCGGAAGCCCGGTTGCCGGCCTGCGCGATGCGTTGCAGGGCGGCGGCTTCGACGTAACCTACGGCGACCCTGTCCTCATCGCACAGGCGATCATCGCGCTTGCAGAAGCGCGAGAAATGCCGCTCCGCGCGCCGCTCGGCAGCGTCGCGTGGGAGAATATCAACCGGGAAGCGCGTGCCCGGCTCGAACTGCTCTCGACGCAAAGGGATGCCGCCTACGCCTGCGACGAGGAGACGGCCTGA
- a CDS encoding LysR family transcriptional regulator codes for MDKPSLQEWRIALAIASSASFRSTARAMGIAPSTISHIVTGLERKLGRRLFNRTTRSVALTPEGEALLARVAPLIAQLDDAVTASEAGEPISGDLRINAPLSAASYLLVGIVPTFLARYPGIDLDLRHEERMVDIVAEGCDAGIRLGRTVPGDMIGVPFGDPLRFLPVASPAYLDAHGTPLHPRDLLQHRCIRTRLPRGERYAWEFVRDGEEYAIDVPGSLTLDRMTLMIEAAVAGMGIAFVLEQAVAQQIADGSLCALLRGWCPADERYMLYYPGRRHVLPPLRAFIDHLRHH; via the coding sequence ATGGACAAACCATCCCTGCAGGAATGGCGGATCGCCCTCGCCATCGCCTCCAGCGCGAGCTTTCGCAGCACGGCGCGCGCGATGGGCATCGCCCCCTCGACGATCAGCCACATCGTCACCGGATTGGAGCGGAAGCTCGGGAGACGGCTGTTCAATCGCACGACCCGCAGCGTCGCGCTGACGCCCGAGGGCGAAGCGCTGCTGGCCCGCGTTGCGCCGCTGATCGCCCAACTCGACGACGCGGTGACGGCGTCTGAGGCGGGCGAACCGATATCCGGCGACCTGCGGATCAACGCCCCGCTCTCTGCGGCGTCCTACCTGCTGGTCGGGATCGTTCCGACATTCCTCGCGCGGTACCCAGGGATCGATCTAGACCTGCGGCACGAGGAGCGGATGGTCGATATCGTCGCGGAAGGCTGCGACGCCGGTATCCGGCTTGGCCGAACCGTGCCGGGGGACATGATCGGGGTGCCCTTCGGCGATCCGCTGCGCTTTCTTCCGGTCGCCTCGCCGGCCTACCTCGATGCGCACGGTACACCCTTGCATCCGCGCGACCTGCTCCAGCATCGCTGCATACGAACGCGGTTGCCACGGGGCGAACGCTACGCGTGGGAGTTCGTTCGCGACGGCGAAGAGTACGCCATCGACGTGCCCGGGTCGCTGACGCTCGACCGCATGACGCTGATGATCGAAGCGGCCGTTGCGGGTATGGGGATCGCGTTCGTGCTGGAGCAGGCGGTCGCGCAACAGATCGCCGACGGATCGCTGTGCGCACTCCTACGCGGATGGTGCCCCGCAGATGAGCGATACATGCTCTATTATCCCGGTCGGCGGCATGTTCTGCCGCCTTTGAGAGCATTTATCGATCATCTCCGGCACCATTAG
- a CDS encoding RidA family protein, giving the protein MTLQQLVTTPDNYAPFLLSQGIRHGDLLFISGQAGADDDGKIVEGGFRAQGRQAFANLRRALEAGGSSLHDVIKVTIFVTDMGNFRDVVELRREFFSAPYPADTIAEVRALYDPAVMIEIEAIAAVHDEEK; this is encoded by the coding sequence ATGACGCTTCAACAACTGGTAACGACCCCCGACAATTATGCACCTTTCCTGCTGTCGCAGGGCATCAGGCACGGCGATCTGCTGTTCATCTCGGGTCAGGCGGGCGCCGATGACGACGGCAAGATCGTCGAAGGCGGCTTTCGCGCGCAAGGTCGGCAGGCGTTCGCCAATCTGCGTCGCGCGCTTGAGGCCGGCGGCTCAAGCCTCCACGACGTCATCAAGGTGACGATCTTCGTCACCGACATGGGCAATTTTCGAGATGTCGTCGAACTGCGCCGCGAGTTCTTCTCGGCGCCGTATCCCGCGGACACGATCGCCGAGGTGAGGGCGCTGTACGATCCCGCCGTCATGATCGAGATCGAAGCGATCGCTGCCGTCCACGACGAGGAGAAGTAG
- a CDS encoding helix-turn-helix transcriptional regulator has translation MATDTIELPLDVTATRPILEQIANKWTVLILTVLCTQPALFNDLKRRLDGITHKALADALKRLERNGLISRRVLPTQPIGVEYAITALGASLREPFAALYGWSLANGPKMERAQQDFDAATTRRTLEE, from the coding sequence GTGGCGACCGACACCATCGAACTCCCGCTCGACGTAACGGCGACGCGACCGATACTCGAGCAGATCGCCAACAAATGGACTGTCCTGATCCTCACCGTATTGTGCACGCAACCGGCCCTCTTCAACGACCTCAAGCGCCGGCTGGACGGAATCACGCACAAGGCCTTGGCGGATGCGCTAAAGCGCTTGGAGCGCAACGGCCTGATCAGCCGGCGCGTGCTGCCGACCCAACCGATCGGCGTCGAGTACGCTATAACGGCGCTGGGCGCGTCGCTTCGCGAGCCGTTCGCCGCGCTCTATGGCTGGTCGCTGGCAAACGGACCCAAGATGGAGCGCGCCCAACAGGATTTCGATGCCGCCACAACGCGGCGTACTCTGGAGGAATGA
- a CDS encoding helix-turn-helix transcriptional regulator: MRTSDAPFTSRELLDQIADKWTALVLGSLCAAPLRFNALKRDLDGITQTALTTALRRLERNGIVARRVLSERVIAVEYAITPLGRSLQPLFAAIDGWTHDHLEEVERARAIFAQASGREPVASSPERSSSSPSGEESRLRL, encoded by the coding sequence ATGAGGACGTCTGACGCCCCATTCACGAGCCGCGAGCTGCTGGATCAGATTGCGGACAAGTGGACGGCGCTCGTCCTGGGGTCGCTCTGCGCGGCGCCGCTCCGCTTCAACGCGTTGAAGCGAGACCTGGACGGCATCACGCAGACGGCGCTGACCACCGCGCTTCGTCGACTCGAACGCAACGGCATCGTCGCGCGGCGCGTGCTGTCGGAACGGGTGATCGCGGTGGAATACGCCATCACGCCGCTCGGCCGGAGCCTGCAACCGCTGTTCGCGGCAATCGACGGCTGGACGCACGATCATCTCGAAGAGGTGGAGCGCGCTCGGGCAATCTTTGCGCAGGCTTCCGGCAGAGAGCCGGTAGCGTCCTCGCCGGAACGATCCTCTTCATCGCCGTCAGGAGAGGAGAGCCGCCTCCGACTGTAG
- a CDS encoding TetR/AcrR family transcriptional regulator, protein MPQRRVDKMEENRAKLVAAARKAFGTTGFANASMDDLTAEVGLTRGALYHSFGDKTGLLAAVVTQVDGEMAARAQRAGAGAASNWEGLLAEGAAYIEMALDPEVRRIVLLDGPAFLGDPSRWPSQNACLSVTKDLIEKLIAEGVMKPVDIEAASRLLSGAAFNAALWVAASDEPQIVLPKAVAAFRLMAEGFLA, encoded by the coding sequence GTGCCGCAACGACGTGTCGACAAGATGGAAGAGAACCGCGCCAAGCTTGTTGCCGCAGCGCGCAAGGCGTTCGGGACGACAGGTTTCGCCAACGCCTCGATGGACGATCTGACGGCCGAAGTCGGCCTCACCCGGGGGGCGCTGTATCATAGCTTCGGCGACAAGACGGGCTTGCTGGCTGCCGTGGTGACGCAGGTCGACGGCGAGATGGCTGCGCGGGCGCAGCGCGCGGGAGCAGGTGCCGCAAGCAACTGGGAAGGGCTGCTGGCAGAGGGGGCCGCCTATATCGAGATGGCGCTGGATCCGGAGGTGCGACGGATCGTGTTGCTGGATGGTCCGGCCTTCCTGGGGGATCCTTCCCGATGGCCGAGCCAGAACGCGTGCCTGAGCGTCACCAAGGATTTGATCGAGAAATTGATAGCGGAAGGCGTCATGAAGCCGGTCGACATCGAAGCGGCATCACGCCTGCTGAGCGGCGCAGCGTTCAACGCCGCGCTTTGGGTGGCGGCTAGCGATGAACCGCAGATCGTTCTTCCCAAGGCCGTCGCCGCCTTCCGCCTCATGGCCGAAGGCTTTCTGGCCTGA
- a CDS encoding TetR/AcrR family transcriptional regulator, translating to MTTDKPRGRGRPRCFDPEEAVATAQHLFHARGYDGVSVADLTAALGINPPSFYAAFGSKAGLYARVLTRYNDINAVPLASLLRGDRPVSECLTAVLEEAAQYYAADPKAAGCLVLEGVRSADRDAREAALAYNLGAEGVIRDYLAVRCPDQAVELTDFVSTTMSGLSAKARTGHGLDQLLATARLAGLAVAQACSS from the coding sequence GTGACTACAGATAAACCTCGCGGGCGTGGCCGCCCTCGCTGCTTCGATCCGGAAGAAGCGGTCGCCACGGCCCAGCATCTGTTTCACGCACGCGGTTATGATGGGGTCAGCGTCGCGGATCTGACCGCTGCGCTCGGCATCAACCCACCGAGCTTCTACGCTGCCTTCGGCAGCAAGGCCGGGCTCTACGCTCGTGTGCTCACGCGCTACAATGACATCAACGCCGTACCTCTTGCCAGTCTGCTTCGCGGTGACCGCCCGGTATCGGAGTGCCTGACTGCTGTCCTTGAGGAGGCGGCTCAATACTACGCAGCCGACCCCAAAGCGGCCGGGTGCCTCGTTCTGGAAGGTGTCCGCTCCGCTGATCGGGACGCGCGCGAAGCTGCCCTTGCCTACAATCTCGGCGCCGAAGGCGTGATCCGCGACTACCTCGCTGTTCGCTGCCCTGACCAGGCGGTGGAATTGACGGACTTTGTGAGCACGACGATGTCCGGACTGTCGGCTAAGGCCCGCACCGGGCACGGCTTGGATCAGCTCCTAGCTACCGCCCGCCTGGCCGGGCTGGCCGTTGCGCAGGCTTGTTCCAGCTAA
- a CDS encoding RidA family protein, whose product MAQRDAVFPADRHALYAEHGYSAAVRANDLLFVSGQVGSRDDGSPEPDFEAQVRRAFANLEATLLAGGCGFDNIVDVTTFHTDPENQFETIMAVKSGIFDQAPYPTWTALGVNWLAGFDFEIKVVAQIPKRP is encoded by the coding sequence ATGGCTCAGCGCGACGCAGTGTTCCCCGCCGACAGGCACGCCTTGTACGCGGAGCACGGTTACTCTGCAGCAGTACGCGCCAACGATCTGCTGTTCGTCTCGGGTCAGGTCGGCAGCCGCGACGACGGTTCGCCCGAACCCGATTTCGAAGCGCAGGTCCGGCGGGCGTTCGCCAATTTGGAGGCCACGCTGCTGGCAGGGGGGTGTGGGTTCGACAACATCGTCGACGTGACCACCTTCCACACCGATCCCGAAAACCAGTTCGAAACCATCATGGCGGTCAAAAGCGGGATATTCGATCAGGCGCCGTACCCGACATGGACCGCGCTAGGGGTCAATTGGCTCGCTGGTTTCGATTTCGAAATCAAGGTCGTCGCGCAAATTCCGAAGCGCCCTTAA
- a CDS encoding NAD(P)-binding domain-containing protein — translation MTTIGIIGAGEVGSHLARAAVASGYTVVIANSRGPETLAELVDQLGPAARAANAVDAAVAGDFVVIAVPLKLVNDMPVDALAGKIVIDTNNYMPWRDGSYPVVDSGEKTEHELRQEQLSASKVVKAFTHIQAPRILTWGRPADSPDRLALSASSDFPEAVAVVAHLYGEFGFDTVDNSPLSESWRTRPGQPAWKQSAQSRSELAANIARALRTGT, via the coding sequence ATGACGACTATCGGCATCATCGGCGCGGGCGAGGTGGGCAGCCACCTCGCCCGCGCGGCGGTCGCGAGCGGCTATACGGTCGTGATCGCCAACTCGCGCGGACCTGAGACATTGGCGGAACTGGTGGACCAGCTCGGCCCGGCTGCACGGGCAGCAAATGCGGTCGACGCTGCTGTGGCTGGCGATTTCGTCGTCATCGCCGTCCCCCTCAAGCTCGTGAACGACATGCCTGTCGATGCACTTGCCGGCAAGATCGTGATCGACACGAACAACTACATGCCGTGGCGAGACGGAAGCTACCCAGTCGTGGACTCTGGAGAGAAGACCGAGCACGAGCTACGACAGGAGCAGCTTTCCGCCTCCAAGGTGGTGAAGGCATTCACGCACATACAGGCGCCTCGGATCCTGACCTGGGGGCGGCCAGCTGACTCACCTGACCGGCTAGCCTTATCCGCATCCAGTGACTTTCCTGAAGCTGTGGCTGTCGTCGCACACCTTTACGGCGAATTTGGCTTTGACACCGTCGACAACAGTCCACTCAGCGAGTCCTGGCGGACACGCCCGGGCCAACCTGCCTGGAAGCAAAGTGCGCAGTCTCGCTCGGAACTCGCTGCCAATATCGCTCGTGCGCTTCGGACGGGAACATGA
- a CDS encoding NADH:flavin oxidoreductase gives MAAVKISATPAATLFDPLRIGGLALKNRVAVAPMTRVSATEAGQATARMADYYAGFAEGGFGLVITEGLYTDRSWSQGYLYQSGLSDDAQRDAWRPVVDRVHAGGACFVAQLMHAGALSQGNRFRAGTRAPSAVQPTGQQMAFYRGTGAYALPDAMSVAEIKDVVAGFASAAVLAREAGFDGVEIHGANGYLLDQFLSERVNVRTDGYGGEVSNRLRLTLDVVHAVRSAVGADFTVGVRSSQGKVNDFAHKWRDISEAIEVYTLLGQAPVDYIHTTEFKAWEPAFGEGDSLAALAKRHSGRPVLANGSLQDSARAVEMLSTHGADMVTLGRGALANDDWPNRVATGEGGLVDFDSRILSPLADLQNADRTVARIKGASEFARRP, from the coding sequence ATGGCTGCCGTAAAAATAAGCGCCACGCCCGCGGCCACGCTCTTCGATCCGCTGAGGATCGGTGGCCTCGCCCTGAAGAACCGCGTGGCCGTGGCACCCATGACCCGCGTCAGCGCCACCGAAGCCGGGCAAGCGACCGCTCGCATGGCGGACTATTATGCCGGTTTTGCGGAAGGCGGCTTCGGGCTGGTCATTACCGAGGGGCTCTACACCGATCGGTCATGGTCGCAGGGCTATCTGTATCAGTCTGGGCTTTCGGACGATGCACAGCGCGATGCGTGGCGGCCGGTCGTCGATCGTGTGCATGCCGGCGGCGCGTGCTTTGTTGCGCAGTTGATGCATGCCGGAGCGCTCTCGCAAGGTAACCGCTTTCGCGCCGGAACGCGTGCGCCGTCCGCTGTCCAGCCGACCGGGCAACAGATGGCCTTTTATCGCGGCACGGGGGCCTACGCGCTTCCGGACGCGATGAGCGTGGCGGAGATCAAGGACGTGGTCGCGGGCTTCGCGTCGGCCGCGGTTCTCGCGCGCGAAGCCGGGTTCGACGGCGTCGAAATCCACGGTGCCAATGGCTATCTGCTCGACCAGTTCCTGTCGGAGCGCGTCAACGTGCGTACCGACGGCTACGGCGGTGAGGTGTCCAACAGGCTCCGTCTCACGCTCGACGTTGTGCATGCTGTCCGCAGCGCAGTCGGCGCGGACTTCACGGTCGGCGTGCGCAGTTCGCAGGGGAAGGTCAACGATTTCGCGCACAAGTGGCGCGACATCAGCGAGGCGATCGAGGTGTACACGCTGCTGGGGCAGGCGCCCGTCGACTATATCCACACCACCGAGTTCAAGGCGTGGGAACCCGCCTTTGGCGAGGGCGACAGCCTGGCTGCCCTCGCGAAACGCCATAGCGGTCGGCCGGTTCTGGCGAACGGTTCGCTTCAGGATTCGGCGCGCGCGGTGGAGATGCTTTCGACGCACGGCGCGGACATGGTGACGCTCGGCCGTGGCGCGCTAGCCAACGACGACTGGCCAAACCGGGTGGCAACAGGCGAGGGCGGCCTCGTCGACTTCGACAGCCGCATATTGTCGCCGCTCGCCGATCTTCAGAACGCCGATCGCACCGTCGCCAGAATTAAGGGCGCTTCGGAATTTGCGCGACGACCTTGA